A single window of Fodinicurvata sp. EGI_FJ10296 DNA harbors:
- the treZ gene encoding malto-oligosyltrehalose trehalohydrolase, producing the protein MTAHPLPTYDFGPLVLEKGVRFRIWAPAQAAVGVVLHPETPGEAIHPMRSLADGWFEATIEDAGPGTRYLFDIGDMRVPDPASRYQGDDVMGPSEVPNPRGYAWRNNGAPGRPFHEAVIYELHVGAFSPEGTFDGVRQRLGHLAELGVTAIELMPVSDFSGDRGWGYDGVLPFAIESRYGRPEDLKRLVDEIHGYGMLAYIDVVYNHFGPEGNFLHQYAPDFFTDAIETPWGAAIDFNRPQVRRFFIENALYYLGEFRFDGLRMDAVQEIPDSREPHFLTELAGVVRATLGGDRHIHLILENDDNAARYLQRCPQGGPARHDAQWNDDYHHVVHHIATGEGGGYYGDYTDAPLRLLAASLAEGFVYQGQPSAHRDGRQRGESSGHLPPSAFVNFIQNHDQIGNRALGERLSTLIDDAAHRAVRDLLLLAPNPPLLFMGDEWASRRPFLFFCDFHDELADAVREGRRREFARFPEFADASKREAIPDPNAAETFAASCLDWSEADAHAHRAWQAEYKGLLSLRHSRIMPLIAGLRAREHGVVGEHGIRVTWSNDDGARLTVIANLGPDRLNIPMEVSGSLLHSTNPLDDALSSLPAWTTTWWIDDGNPGSGA; encoded by the coding sequence ATGACAGCGCACCCGCTTCCAACATACGATTTTGGTCCTCTCGTGCTGGAAAAGGGCGTTCGCTTCCGCATATGGGCGCCAGCGCAAGCCGCTGTCGGAGTCGTGCTGCATCCCGAAACGCCGGGCGAAGCGATCCATCCCATGCGCAGTTTGGCGGACGGTTGGTTCGAAGCCACGATCGAAGACGCCGGTCCGGGTACGCGCTATCTGTTCGACATCGGCGACATGCGTGTCCCCGACCCGGCATCGCGATATCAGGGCGACGACGTCATGGGGCCGAGCGAGGTGCCGAATCCGAGGGGCTACGCGTGGCGCAACAACGGGGCACCCGGACGCCCATTCCACGAAGCGGTGATCTACGAGCTTCATGTCGGGGCATTCTCGCCGGAAGGGACCTTCGATGGGGTCCGCCAGCGCCTGGGCCATCTGGCCGAGCTTGGCGTGACGGCGATCGAGCTGATGCCGGTTTCGGACTTTTCCGGCGACCGGGGCTGGGGGTATGACGGCGTACTACCCTTCGCTATCGAAAGCCGCTATGGCCGGCCAGAGGATCTGAAGCGTCTGGTCGACGAAATCCACGGCTACGGAATGCTGGCCTATATCGATGTCGTCTATAATCACTTCGGCCCCGAAGGCAATTTCCTTCATCAATATGCGCCCGACTTCTTCACCGACGCGATCGAGACCCCATGGGGCGCGGCCATCGATTTCAATCGGCCGCAGGTCCGCCGGTTCTTCATCGAGAATGCGCTGTATTATCTGGGCGAATTTCGGTTCGACGGCTTGCGGATGGACGCCGTCCAGGAAATTCCCGACAGCCGCGAGCCCCATTTCCTTACCGAACTGGCCGGCGTCGTTCGGGCGACGCTGGGCGGCGACCGGCACATCCATCTGATCCTGGAGAACGACGACAACGCCGCGCGCTATTTGCAGCGATGCCCTCAAGGCGGTCCGGCGCGGCACGACGCCCAGTGGAACGACGACTATCACCATGTGGTCCATCACATCGCCACCGGCGAAGGCGGCGGCTATTACGGCGACTATACCGACGCGCCGCTCCGGCTGCTGGCGGCGTCGCTGGCCGAGGGCTTTGTCTATCAGGGTCAACCCTCGGCCCATCGCGACGGCCGGCAACGCGGCGAGTCGAGCGGGCATTTGCCACCGTCCGCATTCGTGAACTTCATCCAGAACCATGACCAGATCGGCAATCGCGCACTTGGCGAACGGCTGAGCACCCTGATCGATGATGCGGCTCACCGGGCCGTGCGCGATCTTTTGCTGCTGGCGCCCAATCCGCCCCTGCTGTTCATGGGCGACGAATGGGCCAGCCGACGGCCGTTCCTGTTCTTCTGCGATTTTCACGATGAGCTGGCCGATGCCGTCCGCGAGGGTCGGCGGCGCGAATTCGCCCGGTTCCCGGAATTCGCCGACGCCTCCAAGCGCGAAGCGATCCCCGATCCGAATGCAGCCGAGACTTTTGCGGCATCCTGCCTCGACTGGAGCGAGGCCGATGCGCATGCGCACCGGGCATGGCAGGCGGAATACAAAGGTCTGCTATCCTTGAGGCATAGCCGGATAATGCCCCTGATAGCGGGACTGCGGGCGCGGGAGCACGGTGTCGTCGGCGAGCACGGCATCCGCGTCACATGGAGCAACGATGATGGGGCGCGCCTGACCGTCATCGCCAATCTCGGCCCGGACCGGCTGAACATTCCGATGGAAGTGTCCGGCAGCCTGCTGCACAGCACCAATCCGCTCGACGACGCGCTGTCATCGCTCCCGGCCTGGACGACGACCTGGTGGATCGACGACGGCAACCCCGGATCCGGAGCGTAA
- a CDS encoding SgcJ/EcaC family oxidoreductase, giving the protein MKRKMVFVGVMAGTFCLPLSASMAQESSPSSGDGQQSVTCEAVTAEEVADLFEDWNAALQTRDPDAVVALYGPDSVLVPTLSNEIRLTPAAIRDYFVHFLEDGPEGSIDQREIRIGCNTALDIGLYTFAFADTGDVAHARYSYTYAFEDGGWAIASHHSSLMPETTE; this is encoded by the coding sequence ATGAAGCGTAAAATGGTTTTTGTCGGCGTTATGGCGGGGACATTCTGCTTGCCGCTTTCGGCCTCGATGGCGCAGGAATCGTCGCCCTCGTCGGGTGACGGACAGCAGTCGGTGACCTGCGAGGCGGTGACGGCCGAGGAGGTCGCCGATCTGTTCGAGGACTGGAATGCCGCGCTGCAAACCCGCGATCCGGACGCCGTTGTTGCCCTCTACGGACCGGACTCGGTGCTGGTGCCGACTCTGTCGAACGAAATCAGGCTGACGCCGGCGGCAATACGGGACTACTTCGTACACTTTCTGGAAGACGGCCCCGAAGGCAGCATCGACCAGCGCGAGATCCGCATCGGATGCAATACCGCGCTGGATATCGGTCTCTACACTTTCGCCTTTGCCGATACGGGGGATGTCGCGCATGCGCGCTACAGCTATACCTATGCGTTCGAAGACGGCGGCTGGGCGATCGCCAGCCATCATTCCTCGTTGATGCCTGAAACGACGGAATAG
- a CDS encoding BCCT family transporter, with amino-acid sequence MTDQTEIPPDGPVNPIETDYEVGQDNIKASLGPFGLDVHNPVFVISGLTIVAFTVLTLALQEPASEWFTWLRDVITARFDWFFLTAGNIFVLVCLGLVVSPYGKVRLGGMDAKPDYSYAGWFAMLFAAGMGIGLMFYGVSEPLGHYAASVADTAGSPESWAPIGGAAGDAETSRRLGMAATIYHWGLHPWAIYAIVALALALFSYNKGLPLSVRSIFYPILGERVWGWWGHIIDILAVFATLFGLATSLGIGAEQANAGLEFLFGLPVSDPSKVFLIIAITAVALISVVAGLDAGVKRLSEINMVLAAALLLFIVFVGPTLQIITGFFGNLWAYAEYFIPLSNPVGRTDDNFRQGWTSFYWAWWISWSPFVGMFIARVSRGRTVREFITCVLIIPSVVSVFWMTAFGGTAITQLVADGYEGASTAALELQLFMVLQELPLTSIASFIGIFLVIVFFVTSSDSGSLVIDTITAGGKVNAPLPQRIFWCTLEGVVAIALLLGGGLAALQAMAVSTGLPFTVILLGACYSIVKGLASEPR; translated from the coding sequence ATGACCGACCAAACCGAAATACCCCCGGACGGGCCGGTGAACCCGATCGAAACCGACTACGAAGTTGGCCAGGACAACATCAAAGCCAGTTTGGGACCGTTCGGTCTCGACGTTCACAATCCGGTTTTCGTCATCTCCGGGCTGACGATCGTTGCCTTCACGGTTCTGACGCTCGCGCTTCAGGAGCCGGCGTCGGAATGGTTTACCTGGCTGCGCGATGTCATCACCGCGCGCTTCGACTGGTTTTTCCTGACCGCGGGCAACATTTTCGTCCTTGTTTGCCTTGGTCTCGTTGTTTCTCCATATGGCAAGGTGCGGCTCGGCGGCATGGACGCCAAGCCCGACTATTCCTATGCTGGCTGGTTCGCGATGCTGTTCGCCGCCGGCATGGGCATCGGGCTGATGTTTTATGGCGTGTCCGAGCCGCTCGGCCACTATGCGGCCTCGGTCGCCGACACCGCCGGTTCGCCGGAGAGCTGGGCGCCGATCGGCGGCGCGGCGGGGGACGCGGAAACATCGCGGCGTCTCGGCATGGCAGCAACCATCTACCACTGGGGTCTCCATCCATGGGCGATCTATGCCATCGTCGCGTTGGCTCTTGCGCTTTTCAGCTATAACAAGGGTTTGCCGCTGAGCGTGCGGTCGATCTTCTATCCGATTCTGGGTGAGCGCGTCTGGGGCTGGTGGGGCCACATCATCGATATCCTGGCCGTTTTCGCCACGCTGTTCGGTCTGGCCACGTCGCTTGGCATCGGCGCGGAACAGGCCAATGCGGGGCTTGAGTTCCTGTTCGGCCTTCCGGTCTCCGATCCGTCCAAGGTCTTCCTGATCATCGCCATCACGGCCGTTGCCCTGATTTCGGTCGTCGCCGGGCTGGACGCCGGGGTGAAGCGCCTTTCCGAGATCAATATGGTTCTGGCGGCGGCATTGCTGCTGTTCATCGTCTTCGTTGGGCCGACGCTGCAGATCATCACCGGGTTCTTCGGCAATCTGTGGGCCTATGCCGAGTACTTCATACCGCTCTCGAACCCCGTCGGCCGCACCGATGACAACTTCCGCCAGGGCTGGACGTCGTTCTACTGGGCATGGTGGATTTCCTGGTCACCGTTCGTCGGCATGTTCATCGCACGGGTCTCGCGCGGTCGGACGGTACGGGAATTCATCACCTGTGTGCTGATCATCCCCTCGGTCGTCTCCGTGTTCTGGATGACCGCGTTCGGCGGCACGGCCATCACCCAGCTCGTGGCCGATGGCTATGAGGGTGCCTCTACGGCGGCGCTGGAACTGCAGCTCTTCATGGTGCTGCAGGAACTCCCGCTGACCTCGATCGCGTCATTCATCGGTATCTTCCTGGTGATCGTGTTCTTCGTCACCTCGTCGGACTCCGGCTCGCTGGTGATCGACACGATCACAGCCGGCGGCAAGGTCAATGCGCCGCTGCCGCAGCGGATCTTCTGGTGCACCCTGGAGGGGGTGGTGGCGATCGCGCTGCTGCTGGGCGGCGGTCTGGCGGCACTGCAGGCGATGGCCGTTTCCACCGGTCTTCCGTTCACGGTCATCTTGCTCGGGGCGTGTTATTCCATCGTCAAGGGACTGGCCAGCGAACCCCGGTAG
- the treY gene encoding malto-oligosyltrehalose synthase translates to MPEPAPRRLRATYRLQLNAGFGFDAARAIVPYLADLGISHLYLSPIWTAHEGSTHGYDVVDHTTINPALGGRKGFDRLVAAAHDRGLGLVLDCVPNHMGIGYDNPWWVDVLTWGRNSPYAAFFDIDWTPSEPTLADTVLLPILGDHYGRVLEDGDLVPDFDNGRLVVRYHEHTLPIFPRDTADILEAAAANAASQTATNALAALARLAKSIARRRERVSRQRRRADRVKAESLAGQLADAAGDPALRPALDDALTGWTPGRGDARAADRLHRLLERQAYRVAFWRLAAQEINYRRFFDINDLAGLRMEEPALFNAAHELVLELAANGAADGLRLDHIDGLLDPLHYLQRLSRAAHRSNDTAPTIHVEKILAPDEKLRPDWPIDGTTGYDVMAQLHRLQIDPAGQKPLMALYGTLTGDTASFRDHVVRAKRLTMGSSLAAELNVLANSLNRLAKRSRLTRDYSLTGLREALASIVAHFSVYRTYIGRKGASETDRAIIAAAVERARRVATTPDLSIYDFLRAVLTTDAVADRTPGLTADAIVAIARKVQQYTSPVTAKSVEDTAFYRWVPLIGLNEVGNEPDHFSLGVDGFHAAQAERRASWPQSMVATATHDHKRGEDVRARLAVLSEMPTQWRRHVQKWWRLNARKVTDLDDGPAPSPTDAYLFYQTLVAIWPPGLSPDDGGALSSLAERLTGAMEKSGREAKLRTSWAVTNEAYEDGVRRFVAACLDPKRASAFLRSVAEFAATISPAAAINGLAQTALKFTIPGVPDTYQGTEIWDFSLVDPDNRRPVDYDFLASALKADAGLSSFEPLCRAWPDGRIKQALAARLLAARRDDPDLFAEGSYEPLTLADIPAGAAVAFARVMDDRALVIAVPRLAAKRIANADSLGVDWGDARFDPDAALPGARSARCLLTGAAVNLQEPLTLARLARHPPILALRLER, encoded by the coding sequence ATGCCCGAACCCGCCCCCCGCCGTTTGCGCGCGACCTATCGCCTGCAGCTCAATGCCGGCTTCGGTTTCGATGCCGCGCGCGCGATCGTGCCCTATCTGGCGGATCTGGGCATCAGCCATTTGTACCTGTCGCCGATCTGGACCGCCCACGAGGGGTCGACCCATGGCTATGACGTGGTCGACCACACCACGATCAACCCGGCCCTTGGCGGGCGAAAAGGCTTTGACCGCCTGGTCGCTGCGGCACACGACCGGGGCCTGGGGCTGGTTCTGGATTGCGTGCCCAATCATATGGGCATCGGCTACGACAATCCGTGGTGGGTCGATGTCCTGACCTGGGGGCGCAATTCCCCCTACGCGGCCTTTTTCGATATCGACTGGACACCTTCGGAACCGACACTCGCCGATACCGTGCTGCTGCCGATCCTGGGCGATCACTACGGCCGGGTGCTGGAGGACGGCGATCTTGTCCCGGATTTCGACAATGGCCGTCTGGTCGTTCGGTATCACGAGCACACCCTGCCGATTTTTCCGCGCGACACCGCCGATATCCTCGAAGCGGCGGCGGCAAATGCCGCCTCCCAGACCGCAACGAACGCATTGGCGGCTCTGGCACGATTGGCAAAGTCGATCGCCCGGCGGCGGGAACGGGTTTCGCGCCAGCGTCGCCGCGCCGACCGCGTCAAGGCGGAATCGCTGGCCGGTCAACTGGCCGATGCCGCCGGCGATCCGGCACTGCGACCGGCGCTCGACGATGCCCTGACCGGCTGGACGCCAGGCCGCGGCGATGCCCGGGCGGCCGACCGTCTGCACCGGCTGCTCGAACGCCAAGCCTATCGCGTCGCCTTCTGGCGATTGGCGGCGCAGGAGATCAACTATCGGCGCTTCTTCGACATCAACGATCTGGCCGGCCTGCGCATGGAGGAACCGGCTCTGTTCAACGCGGCACACGAGCTGGTGCTGGAGCTTGCCGCCAACGGCGCGGCCGACGGTCTGCGGCTGGACCACATCGACGGCCTGCTGGATCCCCTTCACTACCTGCAACGGCTGTCGCGCGCGGCCCATCGAAGCAACGACACCGCACCGACCATCCATGTTGAAAAGATCCTCGCCCCCGACGAAAAACTGCGCCCGGACTGGCCGATCGACGGCACCACCGGGTACGATGTCATGGCCCAGCTTCACCGGCTCCAGATCGACCCGGCTGGCCAGAAACCCTTGATGGCGCTATACGGCACGCTGACCGGCGACACCGCATCGTTCCGCGATCACGTCGTCCGCGCCAAACGGCTGACCATGGGTTCCAGCCTCGCGGCCGAGCTGAACGTTCTGGCCAACAGCCTGAACCGGCTGGCAAAACGCAGCCGCCTGACCCGGGATTATTCGCTGACGGGGCTGCGCGAGGCCCTCGCCAGCATCGTTGCGCATTTCTCGGTTTATCGTACCTATATCGGACGGAAAGGCGCCAGCGAAACCGACCGCGCGATCATCGCCGCCGCCGTCGAGCGCGCCCGGCGGGTCGCGACGACACCGGACCTGTCCATCTATGACTTCCTGCGCGCCGTCTTGACGACTGATGCCGTCGCCGACCGAACGCCCGGTCTGACCGCCGACGCCATCGTGGCCATTGCCCGCAAGGTTCAGCAATATACCAGCCCGGTCACGGCGAAATCGGTCGAGGATACCGCCTTTTATCGCTGGGTGCCGCTGATCGGCCTGAACGAGGTCGGCAATGAACCCGATCATTTTTCGCTTGGCGTCGACGGCTTTCATGCCGCGCAGGCGGAACGGCGCGCATCCTGGCCGCAATCCATGGTCGCGACCGCCACGCACGACCACAAACGCGGCGAAGATGTCCGCGCCCGCCTTGCCGTGCTGTCGGAAATGCCGACCCAATGGCGGCGACATGTCCAGAAATGGTGGCGGCTGAATGCGCGCAAGGTCACGGATCTCGATGACGGCCCGGCACCATCGCCGACGGATGCCTATCTTTTCTATCAGACGTTGGTGGCGATCTGGCCGCCCGGCCTATCGCCCGACGACGGCGGCGCATTGTCGTCGCTGGCTGAACGGCTGACCGGCGCCATGGAAAAATCCGGCCGCGAGGCCAAACTGCGGACCAGCTGGGCCGTCACAAACGAAGCCTACGAAGATGGCGTCCGGCGCTTCGTGGCGGCCTGCCTCGATCCGAAGCGGGCGTCGGCGTTCCTGCGATCGGTTGCCGAGTTCGCAGCTACGATCTCGCCGGCGGCGGCGATAAACGGTCTGGCTCAAACCGCACTGAAATTCACGATCCCGGGCGTTCCCGACACCTACCAGGGGACGGAAATCTGGGACTTCAGCCTCGTCGATCCCGACAACAGACGCCCTGTCGACTATGACTTCCTCGCGTCGGCCCTGAAGGCCGATGCCGGGTTGTCGTCGTTTGAACCGCTGTGCCGCGCCTGGCCGGACGGGCGGATAAAGCAGGCCCTTGCCGCCCGGCTGCTGGCGGCACGGCGCGACGATCCCGACCTGTTCGCCGAGGGATCCTACGAGCCGCTCACGCTGGCCGACATCCCGGCCGGAGCCGCAGTCGCGTTTGCGCGGGTCATGGACGACCGCGCGCTGGTCATCGCCGTTCCCAGGCTGGCGGCGAAACGCATCGCCAACGCCGACAGCCTCGGCGTCGACTGGGGCGACGCCCGGTTCGACCCGGACGCCGCCCTGCCCGGCGCCCGAAGCGCCCGATGCCTGCTGACCGGCGCCGCCGTCAACCTTCAGGAACCGCTGACCCTTGCCCGGCTGGCGCGCCATCCGCCGATCCTCGCCTTGCGCCTGGAGCGATAG
- a CDS encoding GntR family transcriptional regulator, producing the protein MDQSVDKATAATTVYEKLRHDILAGDLKPGEKLGIEAISSRYATGLNPVREALNRLSSEGLVDRKERRGFFVPPLSIENLRELVKTRCWLEGKALQESIEHRTSVWEERIVLSFHRLSRTPWSLPEKGSITTNPEWERYHYAFHLALISGCGSERLIEFCKEMMDQAVRYRNISVSQTYPHRNTIEEHREIMDAALDGDIDSATERLRAHYRRTLKALEDQI; encoded by the coding sequence ATGGATCAATCTGTAGATAAGGCTACGGCGGCGACCACCGTCTACGAGAAGCTGCGCCACGATATTCTGGCCGGCGATCTGAAGCCAGGCGAGAAACTGGGGATCGAGGCGATTTCCTCCCGTTACGCGACCGGCCTGAATCCGGTTCGGGAGGCCCTCAATCGGCTTTCGTCTGAAGGACTGGTCGATCGAAAGGAGCGGCGAGGGTTCTTTGTCCCGCCGCTCAGCATCGAAAATCTGCGCGAACTCGTGAAGACGCGGTGCTGGCTGGAAGGCAAGGCACTTCAGGAATCGATCGAGCATCGAACGTCGGTATGGGAAGAGCGGATCGTTCTGTCATTCCATCGTTTGTCCCGGACACCGTGGAGCCTGCCCGAGAAAGGGTCGATTACGACCAATCCCGAGTGGGAGCGGTATCACTACGCCTTTCATCTTGCCCTTATCTCGGGGTGCGGGTCGGAACGGCTGATCGAATTCTGCAAGGAAATGATGGATCAGGCGGTGCGATATCGAAACATCTCGGTTTCCCAGACATATCCGCACCGCAACACGATCGAAGAGCATCGCGAGATCATGGACGCAGCGCTGGACGGCGATATCGACAGCGCGACGGAAAGATTGAGAGCCCATTATCGCCGGACGCTGAAGGCGCTTGAAGACCAGATCTGA
- a CDS encoding fumarylacetoacetate hydrolase family protein — protein sequence MKLLRFGNAGAEKPGILHSDGTIRDLSSRIGDIDASVLANTAALDSIDVSQLPVVPNETRLGPCVSGTRKFICIGLNYSDHAAETGASVPPEPIIFMKATSAITGPNDEVRIPRGAEKVDWEVELGIVIGKPAKYVDEANALDHVAGYCVVNDVSERDYQMNRQGGWTKGKSCDTFGPIGPWLVTRDEVEDPQSLNLWLSVNGDRRQDGSTATMIYGVTYLVSYLSQFMTLHPGDIIATGTPPGVGLGRKPPEFLKPGDAMTLGIEGLGEQHQRVVSD from the coding sequence ATGAAACTTCTACGATTCGGCAACGCCGGGGCCGAAAAGCCGGGTATTCTGCATTCCGACGGCACGATTCGCGATTTGTCCAGCCGTATTGGCGATATCGATGCTTCAGTGTTGGCGAATACGGCCGCACTTGACTCGATCGACGTCTCTCAGCTGCCCGTCGTCCCCAACGAAACAAGACTGGGTCCCTGCGTCAGCGGGACACGAAAATTCATCTGTATCGGCCTGAACTATTCTGACCATGCAGCTGAAACCGGTGCATCCGTGCCTCCGGAGCCGATCATCTTCATGAAGGCCACATCGGCGATCACAGGTCCGAATGACGAGGTTCGGATTCCGCGCGGCGCCGAAAAGGTCGACTGGGAAGTCGAACTGGGCATCGTTATCGGGAAGCCGGCAAAGTATGTCGATGAAGCCAATGCCCTTGACCATGTGGCCGGATATTGCGTGGTGAATGATGTCTCCGAACGCGATTATCAGATGAATCGCCAGGGAGGTTGGACCAAGGGAAAGTCCTGCGATACCTTCGGGCCGATCGGGCCATGGCTCGTCACGCGTGACGAGGTGGAAGATCCGCAGTCACTGAATTTGTGGCTGTCGGTCAACGGCGACCGTCGTCAGGACGGTTCCACCGCGACCATGATCTATGGTGTGACTTATCTTGTTTCCTATCTCTCGCAGTTCATGACGCTGCATCCCGGCGACATTATTGCCACCGGGACGCCGCCGGGCGTGGGGCTGGGCCGCAAACCCCCGGAATTCCTGAAACCGGGCGATGCGATGACCCTCGGCATTGAGGGGCTTGGCGAGCAACACCAACGCGTCGTTTCCGACTGA
- the glgX gene encoding glycogen debranching protein GlgX translates to MADHLRTLPGTSYPLGATWDGSGTNFALFSAHAEKVELCLFDQSGRREEYRITLPEMTHEIWHGYLPDVRPGQLYGYRVHGPYAPHEGHRFNPHKLLIDPYAKALAGELKWHDAVFGYRIGDPAGDLSFDKRDSARYMPKSVVVDNAFTWGRERPEPRPWHETIIYEMHARGFTMRHPHIPDSMRGTIGALSRAPIVDYLRDLGVTAIELLPIHAFVNDRMLMDRGLRNYWGYNTIGFFAPHSDYLGANGIDDFKTLVQVMHDNGIEVLLDVVYNHTAEGNHLGPTLSFRGIDNRSYYYLVDGDERYYNDFTGTGNALELRHPAVLRMVTDSLRYWHEDMKVDGFRFDLATTLARVNGVYDEHASFLDAVAQDPSLARARLIAEPWDTGNDGYQVGRFPPGWGEWNDVYRDTMRQYWKGDEGKLPDVASRLSGSADIYNHRGRRPWASINFITAHDGFTLHDLVTYNEKHNEANGEGNNDGSSDNNSWNHGAEGPTDDPDILVLRHRQMKNLLSTLMLSQGVPMLLAGDEFGRTQNGNNNAYCQDNELSWIDWSALETETGRSLHAFVRRLIALRHDHIVFHRDRFFLGGTIPGTDVQDVVWLRPDGHPMTADDWGVSHAKALGLLLSGEAGMMHVTDRGIPLPDDTFLILMNAGAEEVRFAMPNTNGGPFWMLVFDTARADDEEPGPVDTYDTAPQSFVLLRRGEPKQ, encoded by the coding sequence ATGGCCGACCATTTGAGAACACTGCCCGGAACGTCCTATCCCCTCGGGGCGACATGGGACGGATCGGGAACCAATTTCGCGCTGTTCTCGGCCCATGCCGAGAAAGTCGAGCTCTGTCTTTTCGATCAAAGCGGCAGGCGAGAGGAATATCGCATCACGCTGCCTGAAATGACCCACGAGATCTGGCATGGTTACCTGCCCGATGTCCGACCGGGTCAGCTGTACGGGTATCGCGTTCACGGCCCCTACGCGCCGCACGAAGGCCATCGGTTCAATCCGCACAAATTGCTGATCGACCCGTATGCAAAGGCGCTGGCGGGCGAGTTGAAATGGCACGACGCCGTTTTCGGCTACCGCATCGGCGATCCAGCCGGCGATCTGTCGTTCGACAAGCGCGATTCCGCCCGCTACATGCCCAAGAGTGTGGTCGTCGACAACGCGTTCACCTGGGGGCGGGAACGACCCGAACCGCGCCCCTGGCACGAAACAATTATCTACGAGATGCATGCGCGCGGTTTCACCATGCGCCATCCCCACATTCCGGATTCCATGCGCGGCACCATCGGCGCCCTGTCGCGCGCGCCCATCGTCGACTATCTCCGCGACCTGGGCGTGACGGCGATCGAGTTGCTGCCGATCCACGCTTTCGTCAACGACCGCATGCTGATGGACCGCGGCCTGCGGAACTACTGGGGCTATAACACAATCGGGTTTTTCGCGCCGCACAGCGACTATCTCGGCGCCAACGGCATCGACGATTTCAAGACACTGGTGCAGGTCATGCACGACAACGGCATCGAGGTGTTGCTGGATGTCGTCTACAACCACACCGCAGAAGGCAACCATCTGGGGCCGACGCTCAGCTTTCGGGGGATCGACAACCGTTCGTACTACTATCTGGTCGACGGCGACGAACGCTACTATAACGACTTCACCGGGACCGGCAACGCGCTCGAACTGCGTCACCCGGCCGTGCTCAGGATGGTGACGGATTCGCTAAGATACTGGCACGAAGACATGAAGGTCGACGGCTTCAGGTTCGACCTGGCCACGACCCTGGCCCGGGTCAACGGAGTCTACGACGAACATGCCAGCTTTCTCGATGCCGTTGCCCAGGATCCGTCGCTGGCCCGCGCCCGGCTGATCGCGGAACCCTGGGACACCGGAAATGACGGCTATCAGGTCGGACGCTTTCCGCCCGGCTGGGGGGAGTGGAACGACGTCTATCGCGATACGATGCGCCAGTACTGGAAAGGCGACGAAGGCAAGCTGCCTGATGTTGCCTCTCGCCTGTCCGGTTCGGCCGATATCTACAACCATCGCGGCCGGCGGCCCTGGGCCAGCATCAATTTCATCACCGCCCATGACGGTTTCACGCTGCACGACCTCGTCACCTACAACGAAAAGCACAACGAGGCCAACGGCGAAGGCAACAACGACGGATCGTCAGACAACAACAGCTGGAACCACGGCGCCGAGGGACCGACCGACGATCCCGATATCCTGGTGCTGCGTCACCGGCAGATGAAAAACCTGCTGTCGACACTGATGCTGTCGCAAGGCGTGCCGATGCTGCTGGCGGGTGACGAGTTCGGCCGCACCCAGAACGGCAACAACAATGCCTATTGCCAGGACAACGAACTGAGCTGGATCGACTGGTCGGCGCTGGAGACCGAGACCGGACGATCGCTACACGCCTTCGTCCGCCGGCTTATCGCGCTGCGGCACGACCATATCGTTTTTCACCGCGACCGGTTCTTTCTGGGCGGCACCATTCCGGGCACCGACGTTCAGGACGTCGTCTGGCTCCGCCCCGACGGACACCCCATGACGGCCGACGACTGGGGCGTGTCCCACGCCAAGGCGCTGGGGCTGTTGCTGTCGGGGGAAGCGGGAATGATGCATGTGACCGACCGTGGCATTCCATTGCCCGACGACACCTTCCTCATCCTGATGAATGCGGGCGCCGAGGAGGTCCGCTTTGCGATGCCCAACACCAATGGCGGCCCGTTCTGGATGCTGGTTTTCGACACGGCGCGGGCGGACGACGAAGAACCGGGTCCGGTCGACACATACGATACGGCACCGCAATCCTTCGTGCTGCTCAGACGCGGAGAACCGAAACAATGA